Proteins from one Ipomoea triloba cultivar NCNSP0323 chromosome 1, ASM357664v1 genomic window:
- the LOC116012470 gene encoding uncharacterized protein LOC116012470, with protein sequence MESTYRANDAVATLQEIYDNLNGFAIKVKSIDGFQGGEEDIIIISTVRFNSSGSIGFIRSLQRTNVALTRAQHCLWILGNERTLFDSNSVWKGLVLDAKDRQRLFSADEDSGLSKTILDVMKELDQLDDLLNADSTVFKSQRWKVLLNDNFKRSFKNMVTSSMKMAVLNLLIKLAGGWRPKRKGVDLVCETSSQIVKQFKVEGYYIVCTIDIQKETKYTQVLRAWDLLSLDGARKLLKRLDGMFARYTDDFINLCKQKCLDGDLEVPKSWSASLDLVRFKNRGERLADSSNDCVVDGEE encoded by the exons AAATCTACGACAACCTTAACGGGTTTGCAATTAAGGTGAAGTCTATTGATGGGTTCCAGGGTGGAGAAGAagatatcataataatatcaacTGTGAGATTTAATAGTAGTGGCTCCATTGGTTTTATTAGAAGTTTGCAAAGAACTAATGTTGCTCTGACCAGGGCACA GCACTGTTTGTGGATCTTGGGAAATGAAAGGACACTATTTGATAGCAATTCAGTTTGGAAAGGATTAGTTCTAGATGCAAAGGATCGTCAGCGCCTCTTCTCTGCTGATGAAGACAGTGGTCTGTCGAAAACTATTTTAGATGTCATGAAAGAACTGGATCAACTTGATGATTTGCTCAATGCAGATAGTACTGTGTTCAAAAGTCAAAGATGGAAG GTTCTTTTAAATGACAATTTCAAAAGATCATTTAAAAACATGGTGACATCTAGCATGAAAATGGCAGTGCTTAATCTTTTAATTAAGCTTGCTGGTGGATGGAGACCTAAGAGAAAAGGTGTGGATTTGGTGTGTGAAACTTCATCACAGATTGTGAAGCAGTTTAAGGTTGAAGGGTACTATATAGTCTGCACCATTGACATTCAGAAGGAGACGAAATACACACAAGTGTTGAGGGCTTGGGATTTATTGTCTCTTGATGGGGCTCGAAAATTATTGAAACGTCTTGATGGCATGTTTGCTAGGTATACTGATGATTTTATCAATTTGTGCAAGCAGAAGTGCCTAGATGG GGACTTGGAAGTTCCAAAATCTTGGTCAGCTTCTTTAGATCTTGTAAGGTTCAAGAATCGTGGTGAAAGATTGGCTGACAGCTCAAATGACTGTGTGGTGGATGGTGAAGAATGA
- the LOC116029477 gene encoding protein TRIGALACTOSYLDIACYLGLYCEROL 2, chloroplastic has product MAGNALVNLSTNSTMLHIVPNRRNGLVDFLPRSRTPARPSGRVFRVKAMSAETGHSQEQKQEQPGVASERKNIISVVLDVPRNIWRQTLRPLNDFGYGRRSIWEGGVGLFLVSGAVLLALSLAWLRGFQLRSKFRKYLAVFEFDQASGICTGTPVRIRGVNVGNVIRVNPSLKNIEAVAEVDDDKIIIPRNSLVEVNQSGLLMETMIDITPRDPIPTPSVGPLDQDCLKEGLIVCDRQKIKGYPGVSLDALVGIFTRIGREVEEIGVANTFSLAEKVVYAIEEARPLLNKIKAMAEDVQPLLTEVRDSGLLSEVESLTKSLTQASEDLRKVHSSVMTPENTELIRKSVYTLVFTLKNIESISSDILGFTGDEATRRNLKLLIKSLSRLL; this is encoded by the exons ATGGCTGGGAATGCATTAGTTAATCTTTCCACAAATTCTACCATGTTGCATATTGTGCCGAATAGGCGTAACGGTCTTGTGGATTTCTTGCCACGCTCAAGAACTCCAGCAAGACCCAGTGGTAGAGTCTTTAGGGTAAAAGCAATGTCTGCAGAAACGGGTCATAGTCAGGAGCAGAAACAAGAACAGCCCGGGGTGGCTTCTGAacgaaaaaatataatatctgTTGTTTTGGATGTGCCAAGGAACATTTGGAGGCAGACTCTAAGGCCACTGAATGATTTTGGGTATGGGAGAAGGAGCATTTGGGAAGGTGGGGTAGGGTTGTTTCTTGTTTCTGGTGCGGTGTTGTTGGCACTTAGCTTGGCTTGGTTGCGGGGGTTTCAATTGCGATCGAAGTTCAGGAAATATTTGGCTGTTTTTGAGTTTGACCAGGCTTCAGGCATCTGTACAGGGACACCTGTTAGGATCCGAGGGGTGAATGTTGGGAATGTTATCCGGGTTAATCCCTCGTTGAAAAATATTGAAGCCGTGGCTGAG GTTGATGATGACAAGATAATTATACCTCGAAATTCGTTGGTAGAGGTGAACCAGTCCGGTCTTCTCATGGAAACTATGATCGATATTACTCCCAGAGACCCAATTCCAACTCCTTCAGTAGGACCTCTTGATCAAGATTGTCTCAAAGAAGGTTTAATTGTATGTGACAGGCAAAAGATAAAGGGATATCCAGGGGTTAGTCTGGATGCATTGGTTGGGATATTCACCCGCATTGGCCGTGAAGTAGAAGAAATTGGTGTTGCAAATACCTTTTCTTTGGCTGAAAAAGTTGTATATGCCATTGAGGAGGCTCGTCCTTTACTCAATAAG ATCAAAGCCATGGCTGAAGATGTTCAGCCTTTGTTGACTGAAGTCCGTGATAGTGGCTTATTGAGCGAAGTAGAGAGTTTGACAAAAAGCTTGACACAAGCTTCTGAAGATCTGAG AAAAGTGCATTCATCTGTAATGACTCCTGAGAATACAGAACTAATAAGGAAGTCTGTATATACACTGGTTTTCACTTTGAAGAACATTGAG AGTATAAGCTCCGACATATTAGGATTCACTGGTGATGAAGCGACCAGACGGAATCTAAAATTGCTTATCAAGTCACTCAGCAGGCTACTGTGA
- the LOC116014235 gene encoding uncharacterized protein LOC116014235 isoform X1 encodes MIQMGSFSRGKIDTAGGHYPHSQLTIWKTSLCPQIVARFLAMPQKNSECFPNCGLVMNGSGYSGHMLVQASKLKDNGEVEESVGSTARSTGNDISRSLNGKATKGSGTTARGRRLLKVREEKRKREYDRLHNYPAWAKVLEDACQHDTELRAVLGDSIGNPELMRKRVEERVRTKGRDFQKSKTGSVLAFKVSFRDFNPLDSYIWFELYGAPSDREVELIGSVVQAWYVMGRLGAFNSSNLQLANSSMDNNPLYDEDAGSKVMPSSFHDISDVEFQDNWGRVWVDLGTSDFFSIDVLLNCLTALSSEYLGIQQVVFGGRRMGDWEDGMTDPEDGYKYFKI; translated from the exons ATG ATACAGATGGGTAGCTTTTCTAGGGGAAAAATAGATACGGCTGGTGGGCATTATCCGCATTCTCAGTTGACCATATGGAAGACTTCTTTGTGCCCTCAGATAGTTGCACGTTTCCTAGCAATGCCTCAAAAGAATAGTGAGTGTTTCCCTAATTGCGGTTTGGTGATGAATGGTTCGGGTTATTCTGGGCATATGCTTGTTCAAGCCTCAAAGTTGAAGGATAATGGAGAGGTAGAGGAAAGTGTTGGATCCACTGCAAGGTCGACAGGTAATGATATATCTAGGAGTCTGAATGGGAAAGCTACAAAAGGGTCTGGGACAACAGCCAGAGGAAGGAGGTTGTTAAAGGTCCGGGAGGAGAAGAGGAAACGGGAATATGATCGTCTTCACAACTATCCTGCTTGGGCCAA GGTACTGGAAGATGCCTGCCAGCATGACACTGAGCTCCGAGCTGTTCTAGGGGATAGTATAGGAAACCCAGAGCTTATGAGGAAAAGG GTTGAAGAAAGGGTTCGAACCAAGGGCCGAGATTTCCAAAAGTCTAAAACAGGATCTGTCCTTGCTTTTAAAGTTAGCTTTAGAGA TTTCAATCCGTTGGATTCCTACATATGGTTTGAACTATATGGAGCACCATCTGATCGGGAAGTTGAACTTATTGGTAGT GTTGTTCAGGCATGGTATGTCATGGGGCGTTTAGGTGCTTTCAACTCATCTAACTTGCAG TTGGCAAACTCATCCATGGACAACAATCCTCTCTACGATGAAGATGCGGGTTCCAAGGTGATGCCATCGTCATTTCATGATATAAGCGATGTTGAGTTCCAGGACAACTGGGGTAGAGTTTG GGTAGATCTTGGCACGTCTGATTTCTTTTCTATTGATGTGCTTCTCAACTGCTTGACTGCATTGAGCTCAGA ATACTTGGGCATTCAACAGGTAGTATTTGGTGGTCGCCGCATGGGTGATTGGGAAGATGGAATGACCGACCCTGAAGACGGATACAAATACTTCAAAATATGA
- the LOC116014235 gene encoding uncharacterized protein LOC116014235 isoform X2 gives MIQMGSFSRGKIDTAGGHYPHSQLTIWKTSLCPQIVARFLAMPQKNSECFPNCGLVMNGSGYSGHMLVQASKLKDNGEVEESVGSTARSTGNDISRSLNGKATKGSGTTARGRRLLKVREEKRKREYDRLHNYPAWAKVLEDACQHDTELRAVLGDSIGNPELMRKRVEERVRTKGRDFQKSKTGSVLAFKVSFRDFNPLDSYIWFELYGAPSDREVELIGSVVQAWYVMGRLGAFNSSNLQLANSSMDNNPLYDEDAGSKVMPSSFHDISDVEFQDNWGRV, from the exons ATG ATACAGATGGGTAGCTTTTCTAGGGGAAAAATAGATACGGCTGGTGGGCATTATCCGCATTCTCAGTTGACCATATGGAAGACTTCTTTGTGCCCTCAGATAGTTGCACGTTTCCTAGCAATGCCTCAAAAGAATAGTGAGTGTTTCCCTAATTGCGGTTTGGTGATGAATGGTTCGGGTTATTCTGGGCATATGCTTGTTCAAGCCTCAAAGTTGAAGGATAATGGAGAGGTAGAGGAAAGTGTTGGATCCACTGCAAGGTCGACAGGTAATGATATATCTAGGAGTCTGAATGGGAAAGCTACAAAAGGGTCTGGGACAACAGCCAGAGGAAGGAGGTTGTTAAAGGTCCGGGAGGAGAAGAGGAAACGGGAATATGATCGTCTTCACAACTATCCTGCTTGGGCCAA GGTACTGGAAGATGCCTGCCAGCATGACACTGAGCTCCGAGCTGTTCTAGGGGATAGTATAGGAAACCCAGAGCTTATGAGGAAAAGG GTTGAAGAAAGGGTTCGAACCAAGGGCCGAGATTTCCAAAAGTCTAAAACAGGATCTGTCCTTGCTTTTAAAGTTAGCTTTAGAGA TTTCAATCCGTTGGATTCCTACATATGGTTTGAACTATATGGAGCACCATCTGATCGGGAAGTTGAACTTATTGGTAGT GTTGTTCAGGCATGGTATGTCATGGGGCGTTTAGGTGCTTTCAACTCATCTAACTTGCAG TTGGCAAACTCATCCATGGACAACAATCCTCTCTACGATGAAGATGCGGGTTCCAAGGTGATGCCATCGTCATTTCATGATATAAGCGATGTTGAGTTCCAGGACAACTGGGGTAGAGTTTG A